The nucleotide sequence GCAGCAAACGGCCTTGTGGCAATCCACAGCGTCGGAGGGTTCCATCGCGATATCAAACCTGAGAATCTCTTGCTGTCCCGAACTCCCAATGGCGAGAGCATTGTCAAGGTTGCCGACTTTGGTCTGGCGCGTCGACCGAACACCGTAGTGGCCCCAATGACGGCAAGCGCCGGGGGCACACCGGGATATATGGCCCCGGAGTTGAGTCGTCCAGGAGCAACCTACTCCGCCGCATGTGATATCTACTCACTTGGGGTGGTTGGGATTGAGCTCATTACGGCCTACTGCTCACCGGAAGCTTTGATGGCAATCGCAGCACCGGAGGATTTCAAGATCCTGCTCAAGCGCATGGCTTCAATTTGGCCAATCGTGCGACCATCATTGGCGGACGTGATCATCGAGCTAGCGCGCATCATCAAGAGTACAAGTCCATCGCCACCACCTCCTGCAATGCCGCCAGCGTCGCCGCCGCCGACGCAGTCAGATGGTGGAGGTTTACTTGGCGCTCTGCTCATTGCCGGGGTCTTCATAGCGGCCGGTGCGCTCGCGGCCGGAAATAAACCCGAATACGACCCAACCGTGGACCGCTATCGCGGTCGCGACGGACGATTCAAAAGAAGGTAGAAACGCCGGCTACGGTCCCTTTCTTCCACGTAATCGCCATCGTGACCGCGATGGTCAGGACATCCAATCCGACACGCCCGATGTCGCCGTAATCGACGGGCTGCGGGC is from Polyangiaceae bacterium and encodes:
- a CDS encoding protein kinase, yielding MHAANGLVAIHSVGGFHRDIKPENLLLSRTPNGESIVKVADFGLARRPNTVVAPMTASAGGTPGYMAPELSRPGATYSAACDIYSLGVVGIELITAYCSPEALMAIAAPEDFKILLKRMASIWPIVRPSLADVIIELARIIKSTSPSPPPPAMPPASPPPTQSDGGGLLGALLIAGVFIAAGALAAGNKPEYDPTVDRYRGRDGRFKRR